In one Mesorhizobium australicum genomic region, the following are encoded:
- the argJ gene encoding bifunctional glutamate N-acetyltransferase/amino-acid acetyltransferase ArgJ, translating into MSTAVSPLAPKSQPKMPPIEGVRIATAEAGIKYKGRTDLLAMVFDAGTQVAGVFTRSKCPSAPVDLCRANLPGGSARMLVVNSGNANAFTGKKGRATTEATAQAASSAAGCASSEVFLASTGVIGEPLDPAKFTHLLADMAKRAEPALWPEAGKAIMTTDTYPKYATQTVLLGETLVTINGIAKGAGMIAPDMATMLSFVATDAPIAAPVLQELLSKGTAKTFNAVTVDSDTSTSDTLLLFATGAAAKRGAPRIDDAKDPRLQSFRRALNKILKNLALQVVRDGEGARKEVEVTVTGAKSARSAKKIALSIANSPLVKTAVAGEDANWGRVVMAVGKAGEPADRDRLSVWFGDIRVAHEGERDPAYSEAETSAYMKKDRIRVRADIGLGRGKATVWTCDLTKEYVAINGDYRS; encoded by the coding sequence ATGTCGACCGCCGTTTCGCCGCTTGCACCGAAGTCCCAGCCCAAGATGCCGCCGATCGAAGGCGTGCGCATCGCCACCGCCGAGGCGGGCATCAAATACAAGGGCCGCACCGACCTGCTCGCTATGGTCTTCGACGCCGGCACGCAGGTCGCAGGCGTCTTCACCCGTTCGAAATGCCCCTCGGCGCCGGTCGATCTCTGCCGGGCGAACCTGCCGGGCGGCAGCGCCCGCATGCTGGTGGTGAATTCCGGCAACGCCAATGCGTTTACCGGCAAGAAGGGCAGGGCGACGACGGAGGCGACAGCGCAGGCCGCTTCGTCCGCCGCCGGCTGCGCCTCGTCCGAGGTCTTCCTCGCCTCGACCGGCGTGATCGGCGAGCCGCTCGACCCGGCGAAGTTCACGCATCTGCTGGCCGACATGGCCAAGCGCGCCGAGCCGGCGCTGTGGCCGGAGGCCGGTAAGGCCATCATGACCACGGACACCTATCCGAAATACGCCACGCAGACCGTGCTTCTAGGCGAGACGCTGGTGACGATCAACGGCATCGCCAAGGGCGCAGGCATGATCGCGCCCGACATGGCGACGATGCTCTCCTTCGTCGCGACCGACGCGCCGATCGCGGCGCCCGTGCTGCAGGAGCTTCTGTCGAAGGGCACGGCGAAGACGTTCAACGCCGTCACGGTGGACAGCGACACCTCGACCAGCGACACGCTGCTTCTGTTTGCGACGGGTGCGGCGGCCAAGCGCGGCGCGCCGCGCATCGACGACGCCAAGGACCCGAGGCTCCAGTCCTTCCGCCGCGCGCTGAACAAGATCCTGAAGAACCTGGCGCTGCAGGTGGTGCGCGACGGCGAGGGCGCGCGCAAGGAGGTGGAGGTGACGGTGACGGGCGCGAAATCGGCGCGCTCGGCCAAGAAGATCGCGCTGTCCATCGCCAATTCGCCGCTGGTGAAGACCGCGGTCGCCGGCGAGGACGCCAACTGGGGCCGCGTCGTGATGGCGGTCGGCAAGGCCGGCGAGCCCGCCGACCGCGACCGCCTCTCGGTCTGGTTCGGCGACATCCGCGTCGCGCATGAGGGCGAGCGCGACCCGGCCTATTCCGAGGCCGAGACCTCCGCCTACATGAAGAAGGACCGTATCCGGGTGCGCGCCGACATCGGGCTTGGGCGCGGCAAGGCGACGGTGTGGACCTGCGACCTCACCAAGGAATATGTCGCGATCAACGGCGACTACAGAAGCTGA
- a CDS encoding GNAT family N-acetyltransferase has protein sequence MPQFDADLLPIVRRFEAAGFRAWPASSVHYDGTWVVRLTAGHPAKRLNSINPLDPGDCDNLTERIARASRRFEAYGRPTTFRMSPLGGAFISAYLDQEGWSRFSESVVMSIDLSAVDLDNVLSQIPMKDMARFISAAMTVHDFEPSIRPGLSEIVSSIEPESGLFLLEDDDRPVASAICVHDGDLAGLFEVATFSGERGKGHGRRVVLSALKWARLRGAKIGWLQVEASNTVALSLYKSLGFRRVYDYHYRQPPK, from the coding sequence GTGCCGCAGTTCGACGCAGACCTGCTGCCGATCGTCCGCCGCTTCGAGGCGGCCGGATTTCGCGCCTGGCCGGCCTCGTCGGTGCACTATGACGGCACGTGGGTGGTCCGGCTCACGGCGGGTCACCCGGCCAAGCGGCTGAACTCGATCAATCCGCTCGATCCGGGCGACTGCGACAACCTGACCGAGCGCATTGCGCGCGCCTCGCGCCGCTTCGAGGCCTATGGCCGGCCGACCACCTTCCGCATGTCGCCGCTCGGCGGCGCGTTCATCTCCGCCTATCTCGACCAGGAGGGGTGGAGCCGCTTCTCCGAATCCGTCGTGATGTCGATCGATCTCTCGGCCGTCGACCTCGACAATGTGCTTTCCCAGATCCCGATGAAGGACATGGCCCGCTTCATCAGCGCCGCGATGACGGTGCACGATTTCGAGCCGTCGATACGGCCGGGCCTGTCGGAGATCGTCAGCTCGATCGAGCCGGAGAGCGGGCTCTTCCTGCTGGAGGACGACGACCGGCCGGTGGCGAGCGCGATCTGCGTGCATGACGGCGACCTTGCCGGCCTGTTCGAGGTGGCGACCTTCAGCGGCGAGCGCGGCAAGGGGCACGGACGCCGCGTCGTTCTGTCGGCGCTGAAATGGGCGCGGCTGCGCGGCGCGAAGATCGGCTGGCTGCAGGTCGAGGCGAGCAACACGGTGGCGCTCTCGCTCTACAAATCCCTCGGCTTCCGCCGGGTCTACGACTACCACTACCGGCAGCCGCCGAAATGA
- a CDS encoding methyltransferase domain-containing protein, whose translation MEPIIDTDLATRRKLRAAALPVAGADFLLTRAAEDLADRLAAVARRFPHAATLFSPGGATARALLASGKVDDVAEVVAHPALAGSGKLLLGVAETLPLEPASLDLVASLMALHEVNDLPGLLIQARRALKPDGLFLAAFPGAGTLAELRDSLLAAETELTGGASPRVLPFTDVRDAGALLQRAGFALPVADIETVVVRYDSMFALMRDLRAMGATNPLLARLRRPTGRALLLRAAEIYAERHSDPDGRIRATFATIWLSGWAPDASQQKPLRPGSAKMSLAKALGDESAG comes from the coding sequence TTGGAACCGATCATCGACACCGATCTCGCAACGCGGCGCAAGCTGCGCGCGGCAGCGCTGCCCGTGGCGGGCGCCGACTTCCTGCTGACGCGCGCAGCCGAGGATCTCGCCGATCGCCTGGCAGCGGTCGCGCGCCGTTTCCCCCACGCTGCCACGCTGTTCTCGCCGGGCGGCGCGACCGCGCGCGCTCTCTTGGCGAGCGGCAAGGTGGACGACGTCGCCGAGGTCGTCGCCCATCCGGCACTCGCCGGCTCCGGCAAGCTCCTGCTCGGCGTCGCCGAAACGCTGCCGCTCGAACCCGCCTCGCTCGACCTCGTCGCCTCGCTGATGGCGCTGCACGAGGTGAACGACCTGCCCGGCCTGCTGATCCAGGCGCGCCGCGCGCTGAAGCCGGACGGCCTGTTCCTCGCCGCCTTCCCGGGCGCCGGCACGCTGGCCGAGCTGCGCGACAGCCTGCTGGCCGCCGAAACGGAGCTGACGGGCGGCGCCAGCCCGCGCGTCCTGCCCTTTACCGACGTCAGGGACGCCGGCGCCCTCCTCCAGCGCGCCGGCTTCGCGCTGCCGGTGGCCGACATCGAGACGGTGGTCGTGCGCTACGATTCGATGTTCGCATTGATGCGCGACTTGCGCGCGATGGGAGCGACGAACCCGCTTCTGGCGCGCCTGCGCAGGCCGACCGGCCGGGCGCTGCTCCTGCGCGCGGCCGAGATCTATGCGGAACGGCATTCGGATCCCGACGGGCGCATCCGCGCCACCTTCGCAACCATCTGGCTGTCGGGCTGGGCGCCGGACGCCTCGCAGCAGAAGCCGCTCAGGCCCGGATCGGCGAAGATGTCGCTGGCGAAAGCGCTGGGAGACGAGTCGGCGGGATGA
- a CDS encoding carbon-nitrogen hydrolase family protein, with product MTIFKAAAIQMRSGTSVERNAETFERMVREAAGNGAVYIQTPEMTGALMRDRAALKASLRDDAGDLVASAARRLAREFGVHIHVGSTAIAAGDRIANRGFLVGPDGADIATYDKIHMFDVDLDNGESWRESATYQPGGCTVVAELPFANLGMAVCYDLRFPQLFRAQALAGAEVLTTPAAFTRQTGEAHWHVLLRARAIENGAWVISAAQGGTHEDGRETYGHSLIVDPWGRVVAEADHAEPGIIYAEIDTAASAEARKKIPNLKNAREFSVEVARPEPALKAAS from the coding sequence ATGACCATCTTCAAGGCAGCCGCCATCCAGATGCGTTCGGGCACCTCCGTCGAGAGGAATGCCGAGACTTTCGAGAGGATGGTGCGCGAGGCGGCCGGAAATGGTGCCGTCTACATCCAGACGCCGGAGATGACCGGCGCGCTGATGCGCGACCGCGCGGCGCTCAAGGCATCGCTGAGGGACGATGCGGGTGACCTCGTCGCGTCTGCCGCGCGGCGGCTGGCGCGCGAGTTCGGCGTCCACATCCATGTCGGCTCGACGGCTATCGCCGCCGGCGACAGGATCGCCAACCGCGGGTTCCTCGTCGGTCCGGACGGCGCGGACATCGCGACCTACGACAAGATCCACATGTTCGACGTCGACCTCGACAATGGCGAGAGCTGGCGTGAATCGGCGACCTACCAGCCCGGCGGGTGCACCGTGGTGGCCGAGCTGCCCTTCGCCAATCTCGGCATGGCGGTGTGCTACGACCTGCGCTTTCCGCAGCTCTTCCGCGCTCAGGCGCTGGCCGGGGCCGAGGTGCTGACCACGCCCGCCGCCTTCACCCGCCAGACCGGCGAGGCGCACTGGCACGTGCTGTTGCGCGCCCGCGCCATCGAGAACGGCGCCTGGGTGATCTCCGCCGCGCAAGGCGGCACGCATGAGGACGGCCGAGAGACCTACGGCCATTCGCTCATCGTCGACCCGTGGGGCCGCGTCGTCGCCGAGGCCGACCACGCCGAGCCCGGCATTATCTATGCCGAGATCGACACGGCCGCCTCCGCCGAGGCGCGCAAGAAGATCCCGAACCTGAAGAATGCGCGCGAATTCTCGGTCGAAGTCGCGCGTCCCGAACCTGCCCTGAAAGCCGCATCGTGA
- a CDS encoding (deoxy)nucleoside triphosphate pyrophosphohydrolase, with product MSDTNPAKPLLLVAACALVDADGRVLITERPPGKQLAGLWEFPGGKVETGETPEETVVRELAEELGIETKVPCLAPLTFASHAYESFNLLMPLFVCRRFWGTPVGKEGQRLKWVRPRDMRNYEMPPADAPLIPFLIDLL from the coding sequence ATGAGCGATACGAACCCTGCCAAGCCGCTGCTGCTGGTCGCCGCCTGCGCGCTGGTCGACGCCGACGGGCGCGTGCTGATCACCGAACGCCCGCCGGGCAAGCAGCTCGCCGGCCTGTGGGAATTTCCCGGCGGCAAGGTGGAGACGGGCGAGACGCCCGAGGAGACGGTGGTGCGCGAGCTTGCCGAAGAACTCGGCATCGAAACCAAGGTGCCATGCCTGGCGCCGCTGACCTTCGCCAGCCATGCCTATGAGAGCTTCAACCTTCTGATGCCGCTGTTCGTCTGCCGCCGCTTCTGGGGCACGCCGGTGGGCAAGGAGGGGCAGCGGCTGAAATGGGTGCGCCCGCGCGACATGCGCAATTACGAGATGCCGCCCGCCGACGCGCCGCTGATCCCGTTCCTGATCGACCTGCTGTAG
- the grxC gene encoding glutaredoxin 3, with translation MAQVTIYTRDFCGYCAAAKRLLKEKGVDFQEHDATYSPELRQEMILRANGRSTFPQIFIGETHVGGCDDLYELDRTGKLDPLLAA, from the coding sequence ATGGCACAGGTTACGATCTACACGCGTGATTTCTGCGGCTACTGCGCAGCGGCGAAACGGCTTTTGAAGGAGAAGGGCGTCGACTTCCAGGAGCACGACGCGACCTACTCGCCGGAGCTGCGCCAGGAGATGATCCTGCGCGCCAACGGCCGCTCGACCTTCCCGCAGATCTTCATCGGCGAGACGCATGTCGGCGGCTGCGACGATCTCTACGAGCTCGATCGCACCGGCAAGCTCGACCCGCTGCTGGCCGCCTGA
- a CDS encoding TetR/AcrR family transcriptional regulator, with amino-acid sequence MDGTEVEGRRSIGARRNPESAEAILEAAEAVLLESGYAGFSIEAVARKARAGKPTIYRWWPSKAALLLDVYHRQKRHVVFPDDGPLEEDLYVFARSLFAQWHGTPVGEIFRSIIAEAQSDPKAARALEEYYAERRRQSGRITERAIARGEARPDTNPQMVADLVSSYAWTHLLTNRLDEDDTTLRAAIRTVVRGVLA; translated from the coding sequence ATGGATGGCACTGAGGTGGAGGGGCGCCGCTCGATCGGCGCCAGGCGCAATCCCGAAAGCGCCGAGGCGATCCTGGAGGCCGCGGAGGCGGTGCTGCTCGAATCCGGCTATGCGGGCTTCTCGATCGAGGCCGTGGCGCGGAAAGCCCGCGCGGGCAAGCCGACCATCTACCGCTGGTGGCCGAGCAAGGCAGCGCTCCTGCTGGATGTCTACCACCGGCAGAAGCGCCACGTGGTCTTTCCCGACGACGGCCCGCTCGAAGAGGATCTTTATGTCTTCGCGCGCAGCCTGTTCGCGCAGTGGCACGGCACCCCCGTCGGCGAGATCTTCCGCTCGATCATCGCCGAGGCGCAGTCCGACCCGAAGGCCGCCAGGGCGCTAGAGGAGTATTACGCCGAGCGACGCCGCCAGTCCGGCCGGATCACCGAACGCGCCATCGCACGCGGCGAAGCGCGGCCCGACACCAACCCGCAGATGGTCGCCGACCTCGTCTCCTCCTACGCCTGGACCCACCTCCTGACCAACCGCCTCGACGAGGACGACACCACCCTCCGCGCCGCCATCCGCACCGTCGTCAGAGGCGTGCTGGCCTGA
- a CDS encoding ComF family protein: MQEIKSLAARAASMSARLLFPPACAGCRRLVSQPGALCGACWRGLRFLEQPWCEVMGTPFSHEMGPGMLSADAIAYPPPFDRARAAVAHGGIARRMVHGLKYGDRTDLAPWMARWMIRAGRELLPDADLIVPVPLHRLRFLSRRFNQSAELARAISRLSGVPFSPDVLNRVKPTRQQVGLGLRQREDNVRGAFKVAAEREIEVAGRRILVVDDVYTTGATVSAVAKALRRAKAAHVDVLTFARVLPGDFRPEEDDTI, translated from the coding sequence ATGCAGGAGATCAAGAGCCTTGCGGCACGGGCGGCGTCGATGTCGGCGCGGCTTCTGTTCCCGCCGGCCTGCGCGGGATGCCGCCGCCTCGTCAGCCAGCCAGGCGCGCTGTGCGGCGCGTGCTGGCGGGGCCTGCGCTTCCTCGAACAGCCCTGGTGCGAGGTGATGGGCACGCCGTTCAGCCACGAGATGGGGCCGGGAATGCTGTCGGCCGACGCGATCGCCTACCCGCCGCCCTTCGACCGCGCGCGGGCAGCCGTCGCCCATGGCGGCATCGCGCGGAGGATGGTGCACGGGCTGAAATATGGCGACCGCACCGACCTTGCGCCGTGGATGGCGCGCTGGATGATCAGGGCGGGGCGCGAACTGCTGCCCGACGCGGACCTGATCGTGCCGGTGCCGCTGCACCGCCTACGCTTCCTGTCGCGCCGCTTCAACCAGTCGGCGGAGCTGGCGCGGGCGATCTCGCGACTGTCGGGCGTGCCGTTCTCGCCCGACGTGCTCAACCGCGTGAAGCCGACGCGCCAGCAGGTGGGGCTGGGATTGCGCCAGCGCGAGGACAATGTGCGCGGCGCCTTCAAGGTGGCGGCGGAGCGGGAGATCGAAGTGGCCGGCCGGCGCATCCTCGTCGTGGACGATGTCTACACCACCGGCGCGACCGTTTCGGCGGTGGCGAAGGCGTTGCGTAGGGCCAAGGCGGCGCATGTCGACGTGCTGACCTTCGCGCGCGTCCTGCCGGGGGACTTCCGGCCCGAGGAAGACGACACTATATAG
- a CDS encoding Flp family type IVb pilin: MFVRFLKDRSGATAVEYGMILVCLSLVIVGGITHFGNRMEVRFLEIAKFLDDTPTQ, encoded by the coding sequence ATGTTCGTCCGGTTTTTGAAGGATCGCAGCGGCGCGACCGCAGTCGAATACGGCATGATCCTCGTCTGCCTGTCGCTGGTCATCGTCGGCGGCATCACGCATTTCGGCAACCGGATGGAAGTCCGCTTTCTCGAAATCGCCAAATTCCTCGACGACACGCCGACGCAGTAG
- a CDS encoding DUF1178 family protein, with translation MIRFSLHCDQAHEFEGWFRDNADYDTQSKRGFVECPVCGSHKVSKSLMAPAVSTGRKKEKMALAANAEQKKLMAALKEMSKQVRENAENVGDKFAEEARKIHFGETEARGIYGEATPEEARDLIEDGVEFMPLPVFPDDRN, from the coding sequence GTGATCCGCTTCTCCCTCCACTGCGACCAGGCCCACGAATTCGAGGGCTGGTTCCGCGACAACGCCGACTACGACACGCAGTCGAAGCGCGGCTTCGTCGAGTGCCCGGTCTGCGGCTCGCACAAGGTGTCGAAGTCGCTGATGGCGCCGGCCGTCTCGACCGGCCGGAAGAAGGAAAAGATGGCGCTTGCGGCAAACGCCGAGCAGAAGAAGCTGATGGCGGCGTTGAAGGAAATGTCGAAGCAGGTGCGGGAGAATGCCGAGAACGTCGGCGACAAGTTCGCCGAGGAAGCGCGAAAGATCCACTTCGGCGAGACCGAGGCGCGCGGCATCTATGGCGAGGCAACGCCCGAGGAGGCCCGCGACCTGATCGAGGACGGGGTAGAGTTCATGCCGCTGCCGGTGTTTCCGGACGACAGGAACTAG
- a CDS encoding transposase produces the protein MALLHHLPRRCLGFDVAKETIAVSDGRTVEVIDNRRPAIRRFLRACRADFAVCEPTGGHETVLLDECLRLDLPAHRADTRKLKAFIRSRGRLGKSDAIDARELAAYGLERWASLALWQAADPRQERLKALVRRRDDLVAMKVAEQNRSKAPGAAELATTFRAVLAVLKRQIARVEQAIRTLMRSGVLKHRSAVVTAMAGIGQVTAAALLAAMPELGTMDRRQAAALAGLAPHPNESGKKVGYRRMRGGRPAVRTILYMPAMQAACGRGEFADFYKRLLAAGKKPILALAAVMRKIIVTLNARLRDAQMQQS, from the coding sequence ATGGCCCTTCTGCACCACCTTCCCCGCCGCTGCCTGGGCTTCGACGTCGCCAAGGAGACGATCGCCGTCTCCGATGGCCGCACCGTCGAGGTCATCGACAACCGCCGTCCCGCCATCCGCCGGTTTCTGCGGGCCTGCCGCGCCGATTTCGCCGTGTGCGAGCCGACCGGCGGCCACGAGACCGTCCTGCTCGACGAGTGCCTGCGCCTCGACCTGCCGGCACACCGCGCCGACACGCGCAAGCTCAAGGCCTTCATCCGTTCGCGTGGCCGGCTCGGCAAGAGCGACGCCATCGATGCGCGCGAGCTGGCCGCCTATGGCCTGGAGCGCTGGGCGAGCCTCGCCCTGTGGCAGGCCGCCGACCCCCGCCAGGAAAGGCTCAAGGCGCTGGTTCGCCGCCGCGACGACCTCGTGGCTATGAAGGTGGCCGAGCAGAACCGCTCGAAGGCGCCCGGGGCAGCCGAACTGGCCACGACCTTCCGAGCCGTGCTGGCCGTCCTGAAGCGACAGATCGCGCGCGTCGAGCAGGCAATCCGCACGCTCATGCGCAGCGGGGTGCTGAAGCACAGGAGCGCCGTCGTCACCGCCATGGCGGGCATCGGCCAAGTCACCGCCGCCGCCCTTCTCGCCGCGATGCCGGAACTCGGCACCATGGACCGAAGGCAGGCCGCCGCGCTGGCAGGCCTGGCGCCGCATCCCAACGAAAGCGGAAAGAAGGTCGGCTACCGACGCATGCGCGGCGGCCGCCCGGCCGTGCGAACCATACTCTACATGCCCGCCATGCAGGCCGCCTGCGGACGCGGCGAGTTCGCGGACTTCTACAAACGCCTGCTGGCCGCCGGAAAAAAGCCAATCCTCGCCCTCGCCGCTGTCATGCGAAAGATCATCGTGACCCTCAATGCCAGGCTAAGGGACGCTCAAATGCAGCAGAGTTGA
- a CDS encoding peptidylprolyl isomerase, translating into MNITLRKRPAARVALALGLLASATFGALAQADTVVATVSGQPVTEADVQMAVSELDQQFAQLTPEQKRAAALSAIIEIRLMAEKARAAKLDQDDEFKRKLAFLNDRALHAQVIEKEISPKVTDEDLKARYDKEIAARPPVEEVHARHILVKTEEEAKDVIKRLDEGGDFQAIAKEKSDDPGSGANGGDLGFFSKGQMVPEFEAAAFALEPGSYTKTPVKSEFGFHVIKVEEKRTQPPVPFDQVKDQIRQLVFRDLYFATVKDLRAGAQVEIKDEALKKGVEEIEKQAGAAE; encoded by the coding sequence ATGAATATCACTCTCAGGAAGCGGCCGGCCGCGCGCGTTGCTTTGGCGCTCGGCCTGCTTGCGTCGGCGACGTTCGGCGCCCTTGCGCAGGCCGACACGGTCGTCGCGACCGTCAGCGGCCAGCCGGTCACCGAGGCGGACGTGCAGATGGCGGTCAGCGAACTCGACCAGCAGTTCGCGCAGCTCACGCCTGAGCAGAAGCGGGCGGCGGCGCTGTCGGCCATCATCGAGATCAGGCTGATGGCCGAGAAGGCCAGGGCCGCCAAGCTCGACCAGGACGACGAGTTCAAGCGCAAGCTCGCCTTCCTCAACGATCGCGCCCTGCATGCGCAGGTGATCGAGAAGGAAATCTCGCCGAAGGTCACCGACGAGGACCTGAAGGCACGCTACGACAAGGAAATCGCCGCGCGGCCGCCGGTCGAGGAGGTCCATGCCCGCCACATCCTGGTGAAGACCGAGGAAGAGGCCAAGGACGTCATCAAGAGGCTCGACGAGGGCGGCGACTTCCAGGCGATCGCCAAGGAGAAGTCGGACGATCCAGGCTCGGGCGCCAATGGCGGCGACCTCGGCTTCTTCTCGAAGGGCCAGATGGTGCCGGAATTCGAAGCGGCCGCCTTCGCGCTGGAACCCGGCTCCTACACAAAGACGCCGGTGAAGAGCGAGTTCGGCTTCCACGTCATCAAGGTCGAGGAGAAGCGCACCCAGCCGCCGGTGCCGTTCGACCAGGTGAAAGACCAGATCCGCCAGCTCGTCTTCCGTGACCTCTACTTCGCCACGGTGAAGGACCTGCGCGCGGGCGCCCAGGTCGAGATCAAGGACGAGGCGCTCAAGAAGGGCGTCGAGGAGATCGAGAAGCAGGCCGGCGCGGCGGAGTAA